The Gloeobacter morelensis MG652769 genome contains the following window.
GTGCAGCTGGGTCTGGCAAATGAGTTCGGCAAGCCGGGAGCAAATCACCGGCAGCCGATCGGGGTCGAGGCTGGCCGCTTCGTGGTATTCGTCTATTAAGTTTTCGAGATCGAGCAGGTCGCCGTAGGTCTCAGCCCGGGCCATCGGCGGCGTCAGGTGATCGACGATCACCGCCTGGGTGCGCCGTTTGGCCTGGGAACCTTCGCCCGGGTCGTTGACGATAAACGGGTACAGGTGGGGCATCGCACCAAAGACCGCCTCCGGGAAGCATTCCGGCCCCAGGGCGTTGGCCTTGCCAGGCAACCATTCGAGGTTGCCGTGCTTGCCCACGTGCACAATCGCCTGCGCCCCCCAGATGTCGCGCAGCCAGTGGTAAAAGGCAAAGTAAGGGTGGGGAGGCTCCAGGTCCGGGGCGTGGTAGTTAAAGGCAGGGTCGGCGTCGTAGCCGCGGGCAGGTTGGATGCCCACGAATAGATTGCCGAAGCGCACTCCGCTGACCGGCAGCCCCTGCGGGCGCACGCCCCACTCACCCGGCGGCGGTCCCCAGCGACTGCGCACCTGCTCCTGCACCGCCATCGGCAAAGTCGCAAAAAAGCGTTCGTAATCGTCAAAAGGTACCCACTGCCCGAGCGGGCGCCAGTCGAAGCCCTCAGGGTCGTTGGTCAGGCCCGCCGTCAGCTGTGCCATCAGCGCGTCGCCGTCGGCAGGCAGCGCCCGAGGGCCGGTATCGTAGCCGGCGGCGGCGAGGGCGGCGAGGATGGCGGCGCAACTGGCGGGAGTGTCGAGGCCGACGCCGTTGGCGAGCCTGCCGTCGCGGTTGGGGTAATTGGCCAGCACCAGGGCGATGCGGCGGCGAGGGACGGGCGTGCGGCGCAATGCCACCCAGCGCTCCGCCAATGCCGCCACGAAGGCCACCCGGTCCGGCTCCGGCCGGTAGCTGCTCAGCGGTGCTTCGAGGGCCGCGGCTACCGACGCGGTGTGCTTAAAGGAGACGGCGCGGCTGACAATGCGGCCGTCAACCTCCGGCAGAGCGATGTTCATCGCCACGTCGCGCGCCCCGAGCCCGGCGGTACCGGCCTGCCACCCATCGCGGGTGCAGCCTGCGAAGATTGCCTGAAGCACCGGCACGTCAAGGGCCGCCCAAAGCTCCGGCGGCTCTACCCCCTGCGAGGCATCGGGCAGGCGGGCCAGCGAAAAACTGGTCGTGTTAATCAAACACTGCACATCCGCAAGCAGCGATTTGAGCTGGGCTGTGGCCTCCGGATCGCGCAGCGAATTGACAAAAATCGGGCGCGCCTGCAGATCGCGTGCGTCGAGCGCCGCGCACAGCGCATCGACGGCCGCCGTGTTGCCGCTCAACAGGTGGGCGCGATAAAAAAGCACCCCCACCGGTGCTCGTCCCGGTCGGGGTGCACCTCCCCATTCGTACAGGCCGCTGCGGGGTGTTTCCACCGGCGGGCCAGGATCGAACGCGCTCCCCAAAGCACAGTCGCAGAGCAGTTGCAGAGCGCGACCGAGATTGAGCGGACCACCGGCGCGGCAGTAGCGCCAGAGCCGTTCGGCCACCGCCAGATCCACCGTCGAGCACGCGAGCAACTCCAAATCGGGCTGCTCGTCGCCCGGCAACACCGCCAGAGCGATACCACGTTCGCGCGCCAGCGCGCAGACCACCTCCAGCCCGTAGGACCAGTAAGCCCGGCCGCCCAAAAGCCGCAGCACGATAGCCCGGCTGTGGGCCAGGACCGTCTCGGCGTAGTGGTCGATAGCCACCTGCTGAGATAGCTGCAGCAGGCTTGCCGCCCGCACGGGGCCCAGCCCAACGGGCAGATGCTCAAGGGCGGCGGCGAGCGCCTGAATCTCGGTATCGGCTGCGCTCAAAAAGACAAGCGGCGCCGCCGTTTGCTCAATCAGGGTAGTCCCCTGGTCTTGCGGTTGCCAGCTGCCCGCCGTTGCCGAAGTGCGATGCATAGAGGGCTAGCTTAGCACGCCCGCCCGCTGACTTATTCGCCGCCGGAACTCATCGCCTTGAGCACCGCCTGGGTGCGGTTGGTGGCGCTGAGCTTGGCGAAGATACGGCTCATATGGTTTTTGACGGTGTTGACGCTTAAATAAAGATGATCGGCAATCTGCTGATTAGAAAATCCCTGCTGAATCAGTTGCAAAATCTCGCGCTCGCGACGGGAGAGCGACACGGCCTGCGTGCCCCCGGCGCGGTGGTCTGGAACCACCGGCGCGGCAGCCATCTGGGGCGATTGGTTCGATTCGAGCAGCGTCCGGGTGCCCTCGCAGGCCGGATCCACCCACCGCTGTCCCAGGGTGGTTTTACGCATCGCCCGCAGTAAAACCGAGACCGAAGATTGCTCGGTCCAGAGGCTGTCGGCCCCCGATTCCATGAACCTGGTCGCACCTTCAAGGTTCGCGGACAAAAGCACGACCAGTAGGCGCAACTGCGGAGACCAGGCTCGCAGATTCTGAACGATTTGATGCTCGAAAGGCCCAGCGGAACGCACTTCAAAGACGACAAAGTCGATAGGAGTCTGCGTAAATATTTCGCGGCTGATCGATCCGGTGGTTACGTGCAAAACCAGATCCAACGGCGTGCACTCCTCAATGAGCTTTTTGAGTGCATAAGCTGTGAGCGGGTGATCGGATATGACCGCAACCCTGGCGCTGTCGTGTTCTGTGGATGAACGAGACATAATGTAACTCCATTAGCTCATGTCGATTGCGGATAAATGCATTATTCCGTAGATGACAATGCTTAGACTCCTCCTTCGGAGTGAATTAGACCGACAGACGATGTATCATTCCCCCTGTGCCTCCTGTGGAGCGCCTTTGCGCTTCTGCAGAATACCGAATCAGCCTTGCGGAATTTTAAAGATGACTTTCCGTTAGTTCATCAAGCACCGTCGCGGATGTACATAAAGATTGCTGAAGGTAGTAACTTAGTCACCCTTCAATGCCGAAGCCTAAGAAGTTTAATACAGCGAATCACTCGACAGTACCGATGAAAGCGCTCGGACCTGCGGAAACACTAGAGCATAGGCCCGATGTAGCAAAGCTAGTCGAAATATATCGGCGATAGGCACTGCAGTTGCCGGGTGTGCAACAGATAAACAGCGTAGCGCCCCAACAAAAGCTGCCGACGCAGGCGCCAACCAGAAAAAGTACCCTAAACATACAACCAGCAGGAGGAATAGGAAGGATTTAGAATGATTAATACAATACCGCGTCATAAAAAATCTGTAGCAATTGCTACAAAATGTCGCCTCCCCGCTTCTCACCTGCCCGGATCGACGAGAATGCATGCATTTGGTCGCGCTATAAGGGTTGCTTGAAGGTCAGGAAGGTCTGAGTCCAGCATTGGTCTGCGTGGGGGAACGTGTAAATTGCATAGTAAATTCAGATGCGCCGGATCGTGGTGGACAGTAGCCAGCCCGGCAGCAGGGCTACCAACAGCAAGATCAGACCCCAGGTCAGCGGATCTTCGATAGCGCGGGCGGCAGCGGAGCCGACCCGGTGGACCAGGCAGATCCAGCTGCCGATAATCGCCACCATGCCGATAACCACGTCCCAAAAGCCACCGTTGCGAAACAGCACCACCCCGAAGGGCAGTGGAAACGGCGGCCAGGGGCGCAGGCCCGGCCAGGTGAACCCATCGCACGCCAGGTGGGAGGTGTAGCCTACGAACACGGCCAGGGCGAGGCTCCAGCTGGCCCCCAGCCAGGGCACGCTCACCAGTAAGGCCGCCCAAAACGTATGCATCCAACCGCGGCGGCCCAGATTCCGCTCCAGCAGGCGGCCCAGCAGCGGCACCTGCAAGCCCAACCAGGAGGTGGGGCAGTCGATATCGGCGAGTACCCCGGCCACCGATACCGCCGCCAGATGGGACCAGTCGACCGGCAAAGACCAGCCCTGGGTCTGGGTCACCAGACCCAAAGCCAGGTAAGCCAGGTTGGCGATGGCCACATGGGTGCCGCCGTTCATTGCCGTTTCCGCTTCAAAGGTGCACCAGGCTGCGTGGGGAAGTCAGGATGCGCAAAGGCCCGGAGGGACTGTCCCATTAAATCCCACTTTGGGGAATGGCTCAGCCGAGAACGGTCCGATGCGGTTTTCCCTTCGATGGGGCAGGGAGACGAGCGGCGCCCGGCAAAAGTTCTCTAAATCAGCAGCTGCTGAACGCGCTCACAGAGGGAAGCGGCGCTCAGACCGTTAAAGGCCATCAGTTCGCCCGGGCTTGCGGTGGTCTCGCCGCGCTTCCAGCAGAACGTTTCGCGTCGGCGGGCCTGGGAGCGCAGGAATACCGGTTCGAGAACGCCGCCGGCGCCGCCGGTGACTCCGACGAGCACTTCGGCGCCGAACAGCCGCTCAAAACCCTCGTCGCTGAGAAATTCGCCGTCCGCTTCGGAGCAACTTTGCCAGGCAACGTCGCTGGGCCGGTAGAGCCGCCGCGGGTTGACCACCGAGACAATCCGGCTGGCGATGCCCAGCGCTTCAAGCGCTTGGGCGGCTTCGAAGACCGGCAGCAGGGCCATGTCCCCGACCACCGCAAAGGTGACTCGGGGCGCCTCACTGCCCTGGAGCAGAGTGATCGCTCCGTCGGCCAGGGCCTGACGGCCTTGATCGAGGGTGGTGCGCACCGGCAGGGGCGTTTTGCTGGCAAAGATGGCGATACCCTTGTTGACGGTACCGAGGGCCCAGGCGTAGGCTGCCTGGATGCCGTTGGCGTCGACGGGAAATACCGGATAGACGTTGCCGTTGCGCATCAGGGCGGCAAAGTAATTTTCGATCTCAGGCCGCTGGTGGGTCCAGCCGTTGCGGCCCTGTTCGAGGGCACCGGCGGTGAACAGGCAGACAGTCGAGGGGGTGGGGCGGCGCAGTTCGGCCATCGCCTGGGTGACCGTCTGCCAGATGGGCAATCCGTTGATGGCGAACGACTCGTAGGAGCACCAGAGGCTGCGGCAGCCCAACAGCGCCAGGGCGGCGGCAAGTCCGGCGCAGGCGTCCTCGCTGAGGGGTTCGTAGACCTGTCCGCCCGGCTCCTGGTAATAAAGCGCATCGGCGGTGGGGTGCACGATGCGCAGCGCCTGGTTGATGTTGGCGATGCCCGAGGCTTCGTTGCCGTCGGCGTTGCTGACGATAAAGCTGCGGTCGGCGCGGCCGACGGCGGCCACCAGGTTGCCCATGGCCGTGGTCGCCACCTTCGCGGGGCCGCCCACTGCAAACGCTTCGCAGGGCAATTCTCCCAATTCCGGCAGGGGTCTGACCGACTCGGTGACCGCCACCCGCGCCGCCGGGCCGCCCCCGGCGCGCTCAAAATTGGTGCGCACCAGAGCCCAGGCCTCCGGGGGGAGGGCACGGCTTTGCAGGGCCGAGACAATGTCTGGGTTGTCGAGGGTGTGCTGGGCGTAGAGGTTGTGGGATTTGGCGCCGCGGGCATGCACACCCGCACCTTTGAGCTGTTTGATGATCAGCGCGCACAATGTCCCTCCGAGGGCCGCCTGGGCGGCCCGGTGGGCGGCGGCGAGCACCGCGGCGGTAAAGGCGAGCCGCTGGGTGAACCCGAAGCGGGTGCTGTCGACGTAAGGGCCGCCCGGCTGCTGCTGCTGCTGCTGCTGGTCTTGATCGTCGAAGGACTTGGCGTCGACGAGGAACACCTCTTCAAAGCCCTGGGCGCGCCAGAGGTTGATCATCGCTTCGTTGCCGAGGGTCGAGACCATCGAGTGGTGCTCCTGGCTGAAGCCGTTCCAGACCAGCACCGGCAGAAAGTTGGTAATCTCGGGAAAGGCGGTGTGGAAATGGCCGAAGGCGCTCAGCACGTAGGGTTCGCCCAGGCCGCCGTCGCCGATGGTGACCGGGAAGAGCGTACCGGGATAGAGCTTCGCTCCTGCCATCGCAAAGTGCTGGCCCTGACCGAGAGGACCAGCAGGGGAGAGGATACCGGGGATAAAGCCCGACAGGTGCCCCAGCAGCCCGTGCCTTTCGCGGTAGCGCTCGCGCAGTTGGGCGACCGTCTCGATGCCCATCGCCTCCAGCGAGCGATCGAGAAACATCGCACTGTAGTATCCGGGCGCGTGGTGACCCACTTCGGTCGGCATATTTTTGTGCCCGAGCATAAACAGCGCCGCCACCGCCTCGGCGCTGCTGGCAAAACCGCCGGGGTGACCGCTGGCCTTGCTTGCGGTAATTTGCAACGTCAAGTAGCGCAGCGCGTCGGCTGCCAGCAGGGTCTGGAAGACCGCCTCGGGGTCGGCCGCATCGGCGATGGCCACCTGGCCCTGGGCGATCACCGGCTGCTTGCTGTGGAGCGCAAAAAAGTCGCCGGGTTCGGCAAAGTACTGGATACCCTCGCAAAAAGCGGGCAGGGTGGACAACTGCTGCGGCGTGACGACCATCGGAGATCCTCGAAACTTTACTGAAGAGCGGCTGGCGCGCGTCTCCTCATAGTACAGCGAGAATTTACCGGCTTTTGTCGCGGGGATCGCCCTCAGCTTGCGCGAAGATCCGCAACTTTCACCCCGCGGATGGCGGCGTCGATGAGTTCCATGGGGTGTCTTACGGGTACTGCCTGGCCGGTCAGTTCCAGGTGCTTGCGGATCTGCAGGGCGCAGCCGGGGTTGGCAGAAGCGATGAGCACGGCACCGGTCGCGAGCAGATTCTCGACTTTTTGACGGCCGAGTTCCTCACCAATCTCCGGCTGCAGAATGTTGTAGACCCCGGCGCTGCCGCAGCAGAGGGCCGCATCCACCGGTTCGCGCACTTGCACTCCAGGAATCTGAGCGAGCAACTGGCGCGGCTGCAGGCTGATGCGCTGGCCGTGCAGCAGGTGGCAGGCGTCCTGGTAGACGAGTGCCAGTGGCCCGTCGGCAATCGGTTGGAGGGGGACGGGGATCTTGGCCCAGTACAAAAATTCCTGCACGTCGCGCACTTTGGCGGCAAAGGCGGCGGCCCGCTCGCGGTAGAGCGGGTCGTCCGCCAGGATGTGGCCGTACTCCTTGAGGGTATGGCCGCAGCCGGCGGCGTTGATGATCAGATAATCGACGCCGCTGTCGGCAAAACTGTCGATGAGGTCGCGGGCCATTTGCCGGGCTTGCTCGCTCTGGCCCTGGTGCTGCGGGAGGGCCGCGCAGCAGCCCTGGGAGCGGGGAATGACCACCTCGCAGCCGATGGCGGTGAGCACCCGCAGGGTGGCGCGGTTGACCCGGTCAAAAAACAGCTGCTGCACACAGCCGGTGATCAGTCCCACCCGAAAGCGCTGCTTGCCCTGGGCGGCCACCCGCTCGGGCATCGGGGCTGCAAAGGCGCTCGCAGGTACTTCCGGCAGAATCGACTCCATCGCCGCCAGGCGCGGGGCGATTTTTGGCAGCAGCCCGCTTTTGCGCACCAGCTTCTGCAGCCCGAGTTTCTGATAGGGCACCAGCGGTACGAGCAGCGGACGCAAACGGCGCGGGTAGGGCAGCAGGTTAAAGATCAAGGCGCGCAGCAGCCGCTCGGGGACGGAGCGATCGACGTTGCGTTCCACCTGGGGGCGGGTAGCGGCGATGAGCTGGTCGTACTGCACGCCGGAAGGGCAGGTGCTCACACAGGCGAGGCAACCCAGACAGCTGTCGAAGTGGCCGGCGGTCGTCTGCGAGAGGGGAATCTGTCCCTCGTTGAGCGCGTCCATCAAATAGATGCGGCCCCGGGGCGAATCCATCTCCGTGCCGAGTACCCGGTAGCTGGGACAGGTGGCGAGGCAAAAGCCGCAGTGCACGCAGGTGTCGATGATCTGCGGAGCGGGGGGGTGGTCCGCATCGAAGGCTCTGGGGCCGGTGGGCCGGGGCTGGTTCTCCATGGGTCAACTCGCTGGGATCGCGCCTGCTTGCAAGGTACACCCGCACGGACACATCGTCGGGAATTAGCCTGGCCCGAAAGGGCGGCAGGCAAAAATCTGTTCAGGGTCGAACTGGCGGCGGAGGCGGCCCATCAAGGCGGCGGTGCCGGGGGCGATATCCCAGACATCGAGGGTGTCTTTGAGGGCGGCGGGGGCTTCCAGAATGGTCAAATAGCCGCCCTCGGCGCGGCAAAAATCGCGCACCGCGACCACCGCAGCGGCATTCGGGGCTTCCCAACGCACGATCCCGACGCCGTTGCCGCCGCGTACACACACCTGCGCGCCTCGCTCGCGGGCACACCCCAGGACTGCCACCGCCCGCGCGGGCGGCATCCCCAGCTTGCAGACCACCGCCTCGGGAGTCGCTGTCCGCCAGAAATAAGAGCGTAACTGCTCCCAGAGTTTCCCTTCCTCCTGCCCTTCGAGGACTTGCGGCGAGAGACCGGGAGCAAGAGCCAACAGCCGCGTACTTTGCTCACGCACACTCGCCTCGATCCCGCCAAAGCGCACCAATAGTCCCGACTTGTCGCCCAATCCCAATCCCGCAAGGGTGCTTTCGTCGACGATTTCTACTGCCAGTGGCGCGAGGGCTGAAGCGAGCAGCGAGGCAGCCGCACGGGATAGATCCTCCGCTGTCGGTGCGCCCAGCACCACCGTGCGCCAGGCTTCAGGCAGCGGATGGAGCCTGAAGGTCAGCTCTGAAACGATCCCGAGGGTGCCGAAGGCGCCGGTGAATAGCTTCATCAGGTCGTAGCCCGCCACGTTTTTGACCACGCGCCCGCCGGCTTTGACCATTTTGCCGTCGGCGCGCACTACGGATATCCCCAGGCACATGTCGCGCACCCCGCCGTAGCGGTGGCGCAAAGGGCCGCTATCGGCGGTGGAGAGTATCCCGCCCAGGGAAGCTCCTTCGGAATAGGCAGGGTCAAGGGCGAGAAACTGGTTGGCTTGGGCCAGCTTTTCCTGCAGCACAGCAAAGCCGATACCTGCCTCGGCGGTGACGGTCAGATCCCCGGCGGCGTGCTCGACGAGCCGGTCGAGTCTGGCGGTGCCCACCAGCAGATCGGCTCCCCGGGGCAGTGTTCCCCAACCGAGCTTGGAGCTGTGGCCCACGGGCAGAACCCGCCAGCGCTCGCGATGGGCACAGATCATCACCTCGGCAAGCAACGTGGGGCTGTCCGGCAGCACCACAGGTGTTTCGGGATCGAGGCCTATTTGTTTGAAGATCCACGGCTTGGCAGGAGAACATCGATCGAGTGCGTACCAGCCGGTATTGCCCACGATCGCTTCGAGGGTCTGAAAGATCGGTCTGGAAGTCGTGCTCACAGCCACCCGGACGTGTTCAGTGCTTTTCTACTATACGGGGCTCGACAACCTTCCACCCAGGGGGACGAATCCTGGCAATGATGTATATATCACACTGATTACTTTGGCGAAACTACCCGCACCGAAGGTGACTTGAATGCTTTGGTAAGCATCCGCGAAGAAGCACAAGATTCCTACCGGCGGATGTCGAGCCTGATGAGCAATATCGCCAGTTCGCCTGCACAAACCGCAGTTGATAGTATGAGACTGTTGAGGCAGGCGTACTTACGGACCAGAGAGCGTATCGCACCGGCCATCCGCAGTATTCAGGAAGTAAAAATTGCATGGCAACTACCATGAACGACGAATCGGGGCCTCGTCTTCCGGATCCCAAAACTCGTGAACGGCTGCGCCGCTCTTTGCTAGCAGCCGCTTCCAGCCTGCGCGAAATCAATCTGGAGTTGCAGGCTATCGAAGACGAGCTCGTGCGCCGTAATGCCGAACTTTCGGCGAGCCGCCCAGAGGGCTAGTCCGTGCAGTGCAGAAGTTGGAGCGGTTTGGAGGTGCACTCAAAATCGCTCCACCGTAGGGAAGCGGGCGGTGGATTCGG
Protein-coding sequences here:
- the cobN gene encoding cobaltochelatase subunit CobN, whose amino-acid sequence is MHRTSATAGSWQPQDQGTTLIEQTAAPLVFLSAADTEIQALAAALEHLPVGLGPVRAASLLQLSQQVAIDHYAETVLAHSRAIVLRLLGGRAYWSYGLEVVCALARERGIALAVLPGDEQPDLELLACSTVDLAVAERLWRYCRAGGPLNLGRALQLLCDCALGSAFDPGPPVETPRSGLYEWGGAPRPGRAPVGVLFYRAHLLSGNTAAVDALCAALDARDLQARPIFVNSLRDPEATAQLKSLLADVQCLINTTSFSLARLPDASQGVEPPELWAALDVPVLQAIFAGCTRDGWQAGTAGLGARDVAMNIALPEVDGRIVSRAVSFKHTASVAAALEAPLSSYRPEPDRVAFVAALAERWVALRRTPVPRRRIALVLANYPNRDGRLANGVGLDTPASCAAILAALAAAGYDTGPRALPADGDALMAQLTAGLTNDPEGFDWRPLGQWVPFDDYERFFATLPMAVQEQVRSRWGPPPGEWGVRPQGLPVSGVRFGNLFVGIQPARGYDADPAFNYHAPDLEPPHPYFAFYHWLRDIWGAQAIVHVGKHGNLEWLPGKANALGPECFPEAVFGAMPHLYPFIVNDPGEGSQAKRRTQAVIVDHLTPPMARAETYGDLLDLENLIDEYHEAASLDPDRLPVICSRLAELICQTQLHRDFGRAEPPSEADLPAFLTLADGYLCELKEAQIRDGLHILGQAPMGEQRLGLLAALARVGSNGRPGLTQALARDLGLEFDPLAADGALPYGGRALSGCRTVGDAIEQLEAFGHDLLAQLPVLPEGLPATCAVLAWVRDFLAPALAATTDEITALLHGLAGGFVPPGPSGAPTRGRPEVLPTGRNFFSVDLRALPTPSAWDVGRRAAEALVERYTQDCGEYPRAIGLSIWGTSTMRTGGDDLAQALALLGVQPVWDRTTRRVIDFEILPVGTLGRPRVDVTLRVSGFFRDAFANLIDLFHSAVLAVTRLEEPEEDNPLAAAAREEAAEGDGLFRVFGPKPGAYGAGLQGLIDSQAWQDEADLARAYLNWSGYAYTGKGDGVAAPTALARRLRRIQAVLHNQDNREHDLLDSDDYYQFQGGMTVASRVLAGRQPKTYFGDHSRPQNPKVRALGEEVSRVYRSRVVNPKWIAGMLRHGYKGAFELAATVDYLFAYDATARCVEDFMYQGVAERYLFDPVVQDFVRAKNPWVLRDMAERLLEAHQRELWQDAPPELLTRLRELVLSAEESVESRGAPQAESS
- a CDS encoding helix-turn-helix transcriptional regulator is translated as MSRSSTEHDSARVAVISDHPLTAYALKKLIEECTPLDLVLHVTTGSISREIFTQTPIDFVVFEVRSAGPFEHQIVQNLRAWSPQLRLLVVLLSANLEGATRFMESGADSLWTEQSSVSVLLRAMRKTTLGQRWVDPACEGTRTLLESNQSPQMAAAPVVPDHRAGGTQAVSLSRREREILQLIQQGFSNQQIADHLYLSVNTVKNHMSRIFAKLSATNRTQAVLKAMSSGGE
- a CDS encoding metal-dependent hydrolase, whose translation is MNGGTHVAIANLAYLALGLVTQTQGWSLPVDWSHLAAVSVAGVLADIDCPTSWLGLQVPLLGRLLERNLGRRGWMHTFWAALLVSVPWLGASWSLALAVFVGYTSHLACDGFTWPGLRPWPPFPLPFGVVLFRNGGFWDVVIGMVAIIGSWICLVHRVGSAAARAIEDPLTWGLILLLVALLPGWLLSTTIRRI
- a CDS encoding phosphoketolase yields the protein MVVTPQQLSTLPAFCEGIQYFAEPGDFFALHSKQPVIAQGQVAIADAADPEAVFQTLLAADALRYLTLQITASKASGHPGGFASSAEAVAALFMLGHKNMPTEVGHHAPGYYSAMFLDRSLEAMGIETVAQLRERYRERHGLLGHLSGFIPGILSPAGPLGQGQHFAMAGAKLYPGTLFPVTIGDGGLGEPYVLSAFGHFHTAFPEITNFLPVLVWNGFSQEHHSMVSTLGNEAMINLWRAQGFEEVFLVDAKSFDDQDQQQQQQQPGGPYVDSTRFGFTQRLAFTAAVLAAAHRAAQAALGGTLCALIIKQLKGAGVHARGAKSHNLYAQHTLDNPDIVSALQSRALPPEAWALVRTNFERAGGGPAARVAVTESVRPLPELGELPCEAFAVGGPAKVATTAMGNLVAAVGRADRSFIVSNADGNEASGIANINQALRIVHPTADALYYQEPGGQVYEPLSEDACAGLAAALALLGCRSLWCSYESFAINGLPIWQTVTQAMAELRRPTPSTVCLFTAGALEQGRNGWTHQRPEIENYFAALMRNGNVYPVFPVDANGIQAAYAWALGTVNKGIAIFASKTPLPVRTTLDQGRQALADGAITLLQGSEAPRVTFAVVGDMALLPVFEAAQALEALGIASRIVSVVNPRRLYRPSDVAWQSCSEADGEFLSDEGFERLFGAEVLVGVTGGAGGVLEPVFLRSQARRRETFCWKRGETTASPGELMAFNGLSAASLCERVQQLLI
- a CDS encoding (Fe-S)-binding protein is translated as MENQPRPTGPRAFDADHPPAPQIIDTCVHCGFCLATCPSYRVLGTEMDSPRGRIYLMDALNEGQIPLSQTTAGHFDSCLGCLACVSTCPSGVQYDQLIAATRPQVERNVDRSVPERLLRALIFNLLPYPRRLRPLLVPLVPYQKLGLQKLVRKSGLLPKIAPRLAAMESILPEVPASAFAAPMPERVAAQGKQRFRVGLITGCVQQLFFDRVNRATLRVLTAIGCEVVIPRSQGCCAALPQHQGQSEQARQMARDLIDSFADSGVDYLIINAAGCGHTLKEYGHILADDPLYRERAAAFAAKVRDVQEFLYWAKIPVPLQPIADGPLALVYQDACHLLHGQRISLQPRQLLAQIPGVQVREPVDAALCCGSAGVYNILQPEIGEELGRQKVENLLATGAVLIASANPGCALQIRKHLELTGQAVPVRHPMELIDAAIRGVKVADLRAS
- a CDS encoding FAD-binding oxidoreductase, which encodes MSTTSRPIFQTLEAIVGNTGWYALDRCSPAKPWIFKQIGLDPETPVVLPDSPTLLAEVMICAHRERWRVLPVGHSSKLGWGTLPRGADLLVGTARLDRLVEHAAGDLTVTAEAGIGFAVLQEKLAQANQFLALDPAYSEGASLGGILSTADSGPLRHRYGGVRDMCLGISVVRADGKMVKAGGRVVKNVAGYDLMKLFTGAFGTLGIVSELTFRLHPLPEAWRTVVLGAPTAEDLSRAAASLLASALAPLAVEIVDESTLAGLGLGDKSGLLVRFGGIEASVREQSTRLLALAPGLSPQVLEGQEEGKLWEQLRSYFWRTATPEAVVCKLGMPPARAVAVLGCARERGAQVCVRGGNGVGIVRWEAPNAAAVVAVRDFCRAEGGYLTILEAPAALKDTLDVWDIAPGTAALMGRLRRQFDPEQIFACRPFGPG